In Tumebacillus amylolyticus, the sequence ACGAGGTTGTTGTGAGTGAGCATGACGCCCTTGGGGAATCCGGTCGTGCCCGACGTGTACTGCATGTTGATCACATCGTCCGGCTCCGTCGTCGCTTGGCGGGCTGTGAGTTCCTCATCCGTTACGTCGAGACCCATCGCCATGATGTCCGACCAGTTGAACATACCGGGGTATTGTTTGTCATCGAGGATGATGACGTTTTTCAAAAAGGGTAAGCGAGCGCTTTGCAGTTGACCCGGTTCGCAGTCGCGCAGTTCCGGGATGAGCTCGTACACCATCTCGACGTAGCTTGCTCCTTTGAACTCTTCCATCAAGATCAGCGTCGTGGAATCGGACTGGCGCAGCAGGTATTCCAGTTCGTTTGCGCGGTACGAGGTGTTCACGGTGACGAGGATCGAACCGATCTTGCCGGTCGCAAATTGCGAGATGACCCACTCCGGGTAGTTCGACGCCCAGATCGCGACGTTCTCTCCGCGTTGCAAGCCGAGTTTCAAGAAGCCTTTCGCCGCTTGAGAGACGACAGCGTGGAATTCTCGGTAGGTGTAGCGCAAGCCTCTGTCGTGGTAGACGAGGGCCTCGTTGTCGGGGTATTGGGCTGTGATCGTATCGAGCAAGTTGCCTACGGTGGTGTTCATGATATCCGCCATGTGCGCTCTCTCCTTTTTCTCCTACAAGTCCAGAAAATTCACTACTATTTATTCGCTTTGGAGTCGGAGAATTCCTGTCAACACTTGGCGTTAACAAAAAAAGCGGCCCCCGGCGGTTGCCGGGGGCCTCAGGTTGTGTGTGGTGATGCTTGCTAATCGTTATATCCGTACAAATGGATAATGTTTATTCGCCACTATAAATTATACACACAATGGCGAATCTTAGCAACCAATTTGTCGAGCGATGACGATACGTTGGATTTCCGAAGTGCCTTCGCCGATTTCCATCAGCTTCGCGTCGCGGAAGAAGCGCTCGACCGGGTATTCCTTCATGTAGCCGTAGCCGCCGTGGATTTGGATCGCTTGGTCGGTTGCGCGCATGCAAATTTCAGATGCGAACAGCTTCGCGATTGCGCCTTCCTTGGTGAACGGACGGCCGTTGTCTTTCAGCCATGCCGCTTTGAGAACCGCGGTGCGAGCGAGTTCGATGTTCATCGCCATGTCAGCGAGCTTGAACTGGATCGCTTGGAACTTGGAGATCGATTGGCCGAACTGCATGCGCTCTTGGGAGTATTTCAGAGCCGCTTCGTACGCTGCTTGTGCAATCCCGACCGACAGTGCGCCGATGGAGATGCGGCCGCCGTCGAGGGTGACCATGAATTGCTTGAAGCCCATGTTCTCTTCGCCGATCAGGTTTTCACGCGGAACGCGCACGTCTTCCATGATGATCTCGGCGGTGTTGGAGCCTTTGAGACCGAGTTTGTCATACGGAGTGGAGGTGCGGAATCCCGGGGTGTCGGTCGGGACGATGAACGACGAGATGCCCTTGGTGCCTTTGGACTTATCGGTAACCGCGGTAACGATGCAAACGCCCGCGTAGGTGACGTTGGTGATGAAGCACTTGGAGCCGTTGATGACCCACTCGTCGCCGTCGAGAACGGCGGTGGTTTGCG encodes:
- a CDS encoding acyl-CoA dehydrogenase — its product is MNFDLTQDQQMIRNMVRDFAEAEILPEAEHVDKTGEFPLNTFKKMGELGFLGLPIPEEYGGAGGDTISYALAVEEVGKASGSHGLSYAAAVSLGVSPFYYFGTAEQKAKWLTPLAEGKILGAFGLTEPNAGSDAGGTQTTAVLDGDEWVINGSKCFITNVTYAGVCIVTAVTDKSKGTKGISSFIVPTDTPGFRTSTPYDKLGLKGSNTAEIIMEDVRVPRENLIGEENMGFKQFMVTLDGGRISIGALSVGIAQAAYEAALKYSQERMQFGQSISKFQAIQFKLADMAMNIELARTAVLKAAWLKDNGRPFTKEGAIAKLFASEICMRATDQAIQIHGGYGYMKEYPVERFFRDAKLMEIGEGTSEIQRIVIARQIGC